Proteins encoded by one window of Streptacidiphilus sp. PB12-B1b:
- a CDS encoding DUF4349 domain-containing protein, translating into MAGPRGRRAAAALGVPVVAVLALGGCGQAGGEHASSAGARSRVQQYGGSAPQAATAPGSGSTGSTSTGGGTGTGTTGTGGTAALPTGGRALVYTGEMQLRTPGVDAVVAQAEQLVGASGGFVDSEVTGPVGGLPLDQPQATGSATADTSLPLQTLPEPTAVGAEAAQLVVRIPVGSYATVYRRLLGLGTVLGQERASQDVTEQVVDVASRLKTQQASVDRVRALMDRAQSIGDVVALEAALTQRESDLESLEAQQQALQAQTAMSTVTVQVFEEPPVQAAPAVHRHGAGTAALDALKDGWHGMYLTFRALLVALAAVLPFAVLLAALGGPALWLTRRLRRPRPPAPADAVSGPPQD; encoded by the coding sequence ATGGCAGGACCGAGGGGACGACGGGCCGCGGCGGCGCTGGGGGTGCCGGTGGTCGCCGTACTGGCGCTGGGCGGCTGCGGCCAGGCCGGGGGCGAACACGCCAGCAGCGCCGGGGCGAGGTCCCGGGTGCAGCAGTACGGCGGCTCCGCGCCGCAGGCCGCGACGGCCCCCGGCAGCGGCAGCACGGGCAGCACGAGCACCGGCGGCGGGACCGGGACCGGGACGACGGGTACCGGCGGCACCGCCGCGCTGCCGACCGGCGGGCGGGCGCTGGTCTACACCGGCGAGATGCAGCTGCGCACGCCGGGCGTGGACGCGGTGGTGGCGCAGGCGGAGCAGCTGGTCGGCGCCTCAGGTGGATTTGTCGACTCGGAGGTGACCGGCCCGGTCGGCGGGCTGCCGCTGGACCAGCCCCAGGCCACCGGTAGCGCCACCGCCGACACCTCGCTGCCGCTGCAGACCCTGCCGGAGCCCACGGCGGTCGGCGCGGAGGCGGCCCAGCTGGTGGTGCGCATCCCGGTCGGCTCGTACGCCACCGTGTACCGGCGGCTGCTGGGCCTCGGCACCGTCCTCGGCCAGGAGCGGGCATCGCAGGACGTCACCGAGCAGGTGGTGGACGTCGCCAGCCGGCTGAAGACGCAGCAGGCCAGCGTGGACCGGGTGCGGGCGCTGATGGACCGGGCCCAGTCGATCGGCGACGTGGTCGCGCTGGAGGCGGCGCTGACCCAGCGCGAGTCGGATCTGGAGTCGCTGGAGGCCCAGCAGCAGGCGCTGCAGGCGCAGACGGCGATGTCCACGGTGACGGTGCAGGTCTTCGAGGAGCCGCCGGTCCAGGCCGCCCCGGCCGTCCACCGCCACGGCGCGGGCACGGCGGCGCTGGACGCGCTCAAGGACGGCTGGCACGGGATGTACCTGACGTTCCGGGCGCTGCTGGTGGCGCTGGCGGCGGTGCTGCCCTTCGCCGTGCTGCTGGCGGCGCTGGGCGGGCCGGCCCTGTGGCTGACCCGCCGACTGCGCCGGCCGCGCCCCCCGGCGCCCGCCGACGCAGTGTCGGGCCCGCCGCAGGACTGA
- the hemE gene encoding uroporphyrinogen decarboxylase → MKNSPVHDSAFLRACRGEAVPHTPVWFMRQAGRSLPEYLKIREGVAMLDSCMMPELVKEITLQPVRRHDVDAAIYFSDIMVPLKAVGVDLDIKPGIGPVVANPIRSRADLEQLRPLEPADVWYVTEAMGLLTAELGAKPLIGFAGAPYTLASYMVEGGPSKNHEHTKALMYGDPELWQELLDRLAAITSAFLRVQIEAGASAVQVFDSWVGALAPRDYQRHVMPASSTVFDAVAEYGVPRIHFGVGTGELLGLMGDAGADVVGVDWRVPLDEAARRVAPGKALQGNLDPTILFAPEAVVRAKADEVLEAAAASGRGHVFNLGHGVLPSTDPDALTRLVAHVHERTAG, encoded by the coding sequence CTGAAGAACTCCCCCGTGCACGACTCCGCGTTCCTGCGGGCCTGCCGCGGCGAGGCGGTGCCGCACACCCCGGTGTGGTTCATGCGGCAGGCCGGGCGCTCGCTGCCGGAGTACCTGAAGATCCGCGAGGGCGTGGCCATGCTGGACTCCTGCATGATGCCGGAGCTGGTCAAGGAGATCACCCTGCAGCCGGTGCGCCGCCACGACGTGGACGCCGCCATCTACTTCAGCGACATCATGGTGCCGCTCAAGGCGGTCGGGGTCGACCTCGACATCAAGCCCGGCATCGGCCCGGTGGTGGCCAACCCCATCCGCAGCCGCGCCGACCTGGAGCAGCTGCGGCCGCTGGAGCCCGCCGACGTCTGGTACGTCACCGAGGCCATGGGGCTGCTCACCGCCGAGCTGGGCGCCAAGCCGCTGATCGGCTTCGCCGGTGCGCCGTACACGCTGGCCAGCTACATGGTCGAGGGCGGCCCGTCCAAGAACCACGAGCACACCAAGGCGCTCATGTACGGCGACCCGGAGCTGTGGCAGGAGCTGCTGGACCGGCTGGCCGCGATCACCTCGGCCTTCCTGCGGGTGCAGATCGAGGCCGGGGCCTCGGCCGTGCAGGTCTTCGACTCCTGGGTCGGCGCGCTGGCGCCCCGGGACTACCAGCGCCACGTCATGCCCGCCAGCAGCACGGTGTTCGACGCGGTCGCCGAGTACGGCGTGCCGCGCATCCACTTCGGCGTCGGCACCGGCGAGCTGCTCGGGCTGATGGGCGACGCCGGAGCGGACGTGGTCGGCGTCGACTGGCGGGTTCCGCTGGACGAGGCCGCCCGCCGGGTCGCCCCCGGCAAGGCCCTCCAGGGCAATCTGGACCCGACGATCCTGTTCGCTCCGGAGGCCGTGGTCCGCGCCAAGGCCGACGAGGTGCTGGAGGCCGCTGCGGCCTCCGGGCGCGGGCACGTGTTCAACCTGGGCCACGGCGTCCTGCCGAGCACCGACCCGGACGCGCTGACCCGGCTGGTCGCCCACGTGCACGAGCGCACCGCGGGCTGA
- a CDS encoding DUF3000 domain-containing protein: MAAVSGHPASEDGAPGEPSAFREAVEALRATRLRPEVVVADTPAPRRLAPYAFALTASVEVDGEELADGRLVLLHEPGGHEAWQGEFRLVSLGRAQLEPEMAHDPLLSEVGWSWLMDSLAQQGARFGEPSGTVSRCSSQFFGSLAERPATTDIEIRASWTPAVSSAADFAGHLRAWCELLCLCAGLPPFTPGAAMGQTVPLPTRRHPR, from the coding sequence ATGGCAGCGGTCAGCGGGCACCCAGCGAGTGAGGACGGAGCGCCCGGCGAACCGTCGGCCTTCCGCGAGGCCGTGGAGGCCCTGCGGGCCACCCGGCTGCGGCCCGAGGTGGTGGTCGCCGACACCCCGGCGCCGCGCAGGCTGGCCCCGTACGCCTTCGCGCTGACCGCCTCGGTCGAGGTGGACGGCGAGGAGCTGGCGGACGGGCGGCTGGTGCTGCTGCACGAGCCCGGCGGCCACGAGGCGTGGCAGGGCGAGTTCCGGCTGGTGTCGCTGGGCCGCGCCCAGCTGGAGCCGGAGATGGCGCACGACCCGCTGCTGTCCGAGGTCGGCTGGTCCTGGCTGATGGACTCGCTGGCGCAGCAGGGCGCCCGGTTCGGGGAGCCCAGCGGCACGGTGTCGCGCTGCTCCTCGCAGTTCTTCGGCAGCCTGGCCGAGCGCCCGGCCACCACCGACATCGAGATCCGGGCGTCGTGGACGCCCGCGGTGTCGTCGGCGGCGGACTTCGCCGGGCACCTGCGGGCCTGGTGCGAGCTGCTGTGCCTGTGCGCCGGGCTGCCGCCGTTCACCCCCGGCGCGGCCATGGGCCAGACCGTCCCGCTGCCCACCCGCCGCCACCCGCGCTGA
- a CDS encoding response regulator transcription factor: MSVLLEHPANLVAYRPTKPTAMVVVADPRVRSTVTRHLWALGVRDVIEASSLAEARPRVGTPRDICVADVHLPDGSGLAILAETRAAGWPNGLALSAADDIGAVRSALAGGVKGYVVTGTRVTAGMQQRPGMNGMNPMSGRPMGGQLRRPGAPGMPGAAPGANGAPGTPAPPAYRELSGREVEVLRLVAEGQSNKAIGVAMGLSALTVKSHLARIARKLGTGDRAGMVAVALRTGIIH, from the coding sequence GTGTCTGTACTTCTCGAACACCCCGCAAACCTGGTCGCCTATCGTCCGACCAAGCCCACTGCCATGGTGGTCGTAGCGGACCCGCGCGTTCGCAGCACCGTCACCCGCCACCTGTGGGCACTGGGCGTACGCGACGTGATCGAGGCGTCCTCCCTCGCCGAGGCCCGGCCCCGCGTCGGCACCCCGCGCGACATCTGCGTGGCCGACGTCCACCTTCCCGACGGCTCCGGACTGGCCATCCTCGCCGAGACCAGGGCGGCGGGCTGGCCCAACGGCCTGGCGCTGTCCGCCGCCGACGACATCGGCGCGGTCCGCAGCGCCCTGGCCGGCGGCGTCAAGGGCTATGTGGTGACCGGCACCAGGGTCACCGCCGGCATGCAGCAGCGTCCCGGCATGAACGGGATGAACCCGATGAGCGGGCGGCCCATGGGCGGCCAGCTGCGCCGCCCCGGCGCGCCCGGCATGCCCGGAGCCGCACCGGGCGCCAACGGGGCCCCCGGCACCCCTGCGCCGCCCGCCTACCGCGAGCTGTCCGGCCGTGAGGTCGAGGTGCTGCGGCTGGTCGCGGAGGGGCAGTCGAACAAGGCCATCGGCGTGGCCATGGGCCTGTCCGCGCTGACCGTCAAGAGCCACCTCGCCCGGATCGCCCGCAAGCTGGGCACCGGCGACCGCGCCGGGATGGTCGCGGTGGCCCTGCGCACCGGGATCATTCACTAG
- a CDS encoding HRDC domain-containing protein codes for MTDAREALSDTADAPSVAADDSSNVSESGGPVPLLDPREGIPPVVADAEALAGIVARFATGTGPVAIDAERASGYRYGQRAYLVQLRREGAGSTLIDPVGCPDLSALGEALADTEWVLHAASQDLPCLAELGMRPTALFDTELAGRIAGFPRVGLGPMVENVLGLSLEKGHSAVDWSTRPLPEPWLRYAALDVEVLVDLRNALEAELAAQGKLEWALEEFAAIAAAPPAAPRVDPWRRTSGVHKIRRRRQLAAVRELWHLRDRVARERDVSPGRILSDAAIISAATAMPANAAALQALSGFGPRVHRRALEQWMTAIDAARVIPEQQLPPATAPHDGPPPPRSWSDKDPVAAARLAAARTAVTALAESLNLPQENLVSPEAVRRVAWAPPADPAPEAVAAALTGHGARAWQVELVSPVIARAFVEARTAGAAAVPGTGR; via the coding sequence GTGACCGACGCCCGCGAAGCCCTCTCCGACACCGCCGACGCCCCGAGCGTCGCCGCCGACGACTCCTCGAACGTCTCCGAATCCGGCGGCCCGGTCCCGCTCCTCGACCCCAGGGAGGGCATCCCCCCGGTGGTCGCGGACGCCGAAGCCCTGGCCGGCATAGTGGCCCGGTTCGCCACCGGGACGGGCCCGGTGGCCATCGACGCCGAGCGGGCCTCCGGCTACCGGTACGGGCAGCGCGCCTACCTGGTGCAGCTGCGCCGCGAGGGCGCCGGCAGCACCCTGATCGACCCGGTCGGCTGCCCCGACCTGTCGGCCCTGGGCGAGGCCCTGGCGGACACCGAGTGGGTGCTGCACGCCGCCTCCCAGGACCTGCCCTGCCTGGCCGAGCTGGGCATGCGCCCGACCGCCCTGTTCGACACCGAGCTGGCCGGCCGGATCGCCGGGTTCCCCCGGGTGGGCCTGGGCCCGATGGTGGAGAACGTGCTGGGCCTCTCGCTGGAGAAGGGCCACTCGGCGGTGGACTGGTCCACCCGCCCGCTGCCCGAGCCCTGGCTGCGCTACGCCGCGCTGGACGTCGAGGTGCTGGTCGACCTGCGGAACGCGCTGGAGGCCGAGCTGGCCGCGCAGGGCAAGCTGGAGTGGGCGCTGGAGGAGTTCGCGGCGATCGCCGCCGCGCCGCCCGCCGCGCCGCGGGTGGACCCGTGGCGGCGCACCTCCGGGGTGCACAAGATCCGCCGCCGCCGCCAGCTGGCGGCCGTCCGGGAGCTGTGGCACCTGCGCGACCGGGTGGCCCGGGAGCGGGACGTCTCCCCCGGCCGGATCCTCTCCGACGCGGCGATCATCTCCGCCGCGACCGCGATGCCGGCCAACGCCGCCGCGCTGCAGGCGCTGTCCGGTTTCGGGCCGCGGGTGCACCGGCGGGCGCTGGAGCAGTGGATGACCGCGATCGACGCCGCGCGGGTGATCCCGGAGCAGCAGCTGCCGCCGGCGACCGCGCCGCACGACGGCCCGCCGCCGCCGCGCTCCTGGTCGGACAAGGACCCGGTGGCCGCTGCCCGGCTGGCTGCCGCGCGCACCGCGGTGACCGCGCTGGCCGAGTCGCTGAACCTGCCGCAGGAGAACCTGGTCTCGCCGGAGGCGGTGCGCCGGGTGGCCTGGGCGCCGCCGGCCGATCCCGCGCCGGAGGCCGTGGCGGCGGCCCTGACCGGGCACGGAGCGCGTGCCTGGCAGGTGGAGCTGGTCTCCCCGGTGATCGCCCGGGCCTTCGTCGAGGCGCGTACGGCGGGGGCGGCCGCCGTGCCCGGTACCGGCCGGTAA
- a CDS encoding acetyl-CoA C-acyltransferase, translated as MPRTARDVVFVDGVRTPFGKAGPKGIYAETRADDLVIKAIRELLRRNPGLDPARVDEVAIAATTQIGDQGLTLGRSAALLAGLPKSVPGYSIDRMCAGAMTSVTSIAGGIAFGAYDIGIAGGVEHMGRHPMGEGVDPNPRFLSEKLVDESALFMGMTAENLHDRFPQLTKERCDAFAVGSQEKAAKAYANGHIQPDLVPVAIRRTNAEGGETGWGLATADEPMRPGTTLESLANLKTPFRPHGRITAGNAAGLNDGATASLVAAEDVARELGLPVKMRMVSYAFAGVEPEVMGIGPVPATEKALLKAGLSIDDIGAFEINEAFAVQVLSLLDHYGIADDDERVNPYGGAIAFGHPLASTGVRLMNQLAHRFQERTDVRYGITTMCIGMGMGGTVVWENPNFEGGK; from the coding sequence GTGCCTCGTACCGCGAGGGACGTCGTCTTCGTCGACGGCGTCCGCACCCCGTTCGGCAAGGCAGGACCGAAGGGCATCTACGCGGAGACCCGCGCCGACGATCTGGTGATCAAGGCCATCCGCGAGCTGCTGCGCCGCAACCCCGGCCTCGACCCCGCCCGCGTGGACGAGGTCGCCATCGCCGCCACCACCCAGATCGGCGATCAGGGCCTCACCCTGGGCCGCTCCGCCGCGCTGCTGGCGGGCCTGCCCAAGTCGGTTCCCGGCTACTCCATCGACCGCATGTGCGCGGGCGCCATGACGTCGGTCACCTCGATCGCGGGCGGCATCGCCTTCGGCGCCTACGACATCGGCATCGCCGGCGGCGTGGAGCACATGGGCCGGCACCCGATGGGCGAGGGCGTGGACCCCAACCCGCGGTTCCTCTCCGAGAAGCTGGTCGACGAGTCGGCCCTGTTCATGGGCATGACCGCGGAGAACCTGCACGACCGGTTCCCGCAGCTGACCAAGGAGCGCTGCGACGCGTTCGCCGTCGGCAGCCAGGAGAAGGCCGCCAAGGCGTACGCCAACGGCCACATCCAGCCCGATCTGGTCCCGGTGGCCATCCGGCGCACCAACGCCGAGGGCGGCGAGACCGGCTGGGGCCTGGCCACGGCCGACGAGCCGATGCGCCCGGGCACCACCCTGGAGTCGCTGGCCAACCTGAAGACCCCGTTCCGCCCGCACGGCCGGATCACCGCGGGCAACGCGGCCGGTCTCAACGACGGTGCGACGGCCTCGCTGGTCGCCGCCGAGGACGTCGCCCGCGAGCTGGGCCTGCCGGTCAAGATGCGCATGGTCTCCTACGCCTTCGCCGGTGTGGAGCCCGAGGTCATGGGCATCGGCCCGGTCCCGGCCACCGAGAAGGCCCTGCTGAAGGCCGGGCTGTCGATCGACGACATCGGCGCCTTCGAGATCAACGAGGCGTTCGCGGTCCAGGTGCTGTCGCTGCTCGACCACTACGGCATCGCCGACGACGACGAGCGGGTGAACCCGTACGGCGGCGCGATCGCCTTCGGCCACCCGCTGGCCTCCACCGGCGTGCGCCTGATGAACCAGCTGGCCCACCGCTTCCAGGAGCGCACGGACGTCCGCTACGGCATCACCACCATGTGCATCGGCATGGGCATGGGCGGAACGGTCGTCTGGGAGAACCCGAACTTCGAAGGCGGCAAGTGA
- a CDS encoding 3-hydroxyacyl-CoA dehydrogenase NAD-binding domain-containing protein, whose amino-acid sequence MTDTAALLKRAHELFPDEVVTTAHVRHLDLPLGAGRFALITLDNGFDHTKPTTFGPGSLAKLIEALEQVEREAAAGEIAGVGITGKPFIFAVGADLKGVEVLKEHSDALAIGKGGHDVFKRIAALPVPTFTFYNGAAMGGGVEIGLHCDYRTVSTGVPAFSLPECFLGLVPGWGGCTILPNLIGPQKAISVIIENSLSQNRQLKGKQVFELGIADAIFAPADFLEQSLLWAATVIKGETVVERPEIDRGDAWDQAVAHGRAVADSKVHGAAPAPYRALDIIAAAKNGDYQQGFDAEDAALADLIMGGELRSGIYSFNLVQKRGKRPAGAPDKGLARPVNKVGVVGAGLMASQLALLFVRQLKVPVVLTDIDQERVDKGVGYVHGEIDKLLDKGRINHDTANRFKALVTGSLDKAAAFADADFVIEAVFEEMGVKQQVFADVEAVVSPTCVLATNTSSLSVTEMASKLEHPERVVGFHFFNPVAVLPLLEIVRGERTDDASLATAFGVAKKLKKTGVLVKDAPAFVVNRILTRFMGEIQTVIDEGTPIDAVEKGVEPLGLPMSPIVLIELVGPAIALHVSETLHAAFPERFGVSENLARVVKAGKRGFYTWASGQQEIDPEVAALLQTGDTVLTPEQVLDRALTAVAQEIALMLDEGVVAEAQDIDLCLITGAGWPFHLGGITPYLDRSGVSERVNGKPFLAPGVASVPA is encoded by the coding sequence ATGACCGACACCGCAGCGCTGCTCAAGCGCGCCCACGAGCTGTTCCCGGACGAGGTCGTCACCACCGCCCACGTCCGCCACCTGGACCTGCCGCTCGGCGCGGGCCGCTTCGCGCTGATCACCCTGGACAACGGCTTCGACCACACCAAGCCCACCACCTTCGGCCCGGGCTCGCTGGCTAAGCTGATCGAGGCGCTGGAGCAGGTCGAGCGGGAGGCCGCGGCCGGTGAGATCGCCGGTGTCGGCATCACCGGCAAGCCCTTCATCTTCGCCGTCGGCGCGGACCTCAAGGGCGTCGAGGTGCTCAAGGAGCACAGCGACGCGCTGGCCATCGGCAAGGGCGGCCACGACGTCTTCAAGCGGATCGCCGCGCTGCCCGTCCCCACCTTCACCTTCTACAACGGTGCGGCCATGGGCGGCGGCGTCGAGATCGGCCTGCACTGCGACTACCGCACGGTCAGCACCGGCGTCCCGGCGTTCTCGCTGCCCGAGTGCTTCCTCGGCCTGGTGCCCGGCTGGGGCGGCTGCACCATCCTGCCGAACCTGATCGGCCCGCAGAAGGCGATCTCGGTCATCATCGAGAACTCGCTCTCGCAGAACCGCCAGCTCAAGGGCAAGCAGGTGTTCGAGCTGGGCATCGCCGACGCGATCTTCGCCCCGGCCGACTTCCTGGAGCAGTCGCTGCTCTGGGCCGCCACCGTGATCAAGGGCGAGACCGTCGTCGAGCGCCCGGAGATCGACCGCGGCGACGCCTGGGACCAGGCCGTCGCGCACGGCCGCGCGGTCGCCGACTCCAAGGTGCACGGCGCCGCCCCGGCCCCCTACCGGGCGCTGGACATCATCGCCGCCGCCAAGAACGGCGACTACCAGCAGGGCTTCGACGCCGAGGACGCGGCGCTGGCCGACCTGATCATGGGCGGCGAGCTGCGCAGCGGCATCTACTCCTTCAACCTGGTGCAGAAGCGCGGCAAGCGCCCGGCCGGGGCCCCGGACAAGGGCCTGGCCCGTCCGGTCAACAAGGTCGGCGTCGTCGGCGCGGGCCTGATGGCCTCTCAGCTGGCGCTGCTGTTCGTGCGGCAGCTCAAGGTGCCGGTGGTGCTCACCGACATCGACCAGGAGCGCGTCGACAAGGGCGTGGGCTACGTCCACGGCGAGATCGACAAGCTGCTGGACAAGGGCCGGATCAACCACGACACCGCCAACCGCTTCAAGGCGCTGGTCACCGGCTCGCTGGACAAGGCCGCCGCCTTCGCCGACGCGGACTTCGTGATCGAGGCCGTCTTCGAGGAGATGGGCGTCAAGCAGCAGGTGTTCGCGGACGTCGAGGCCGTGGTCTCGCCGACCTGCGTGCTGGCCACCAACACCTCCTCGCTGTCGGTCACCGAGATGGCCTCCAAGCTGGAGCACCCCGAGCGGGTCGTCGGCTTCCACTTCTTCAACCCGGTCGCGGTGCTGCCGCTGCTGGAGATCGTCCGGGGCGAGCGCACCGACGACGCCTCGCTGGCCACCGCGTTCGGCGTGGCCAAGAAGCTGAAGAAGACCGGTGTGCTGGTCAAGGACGCCCCGGCGTTCGTGGTCAACCGCATCCTCACCCGCTTCATGGGCGAGATCCAGACCGTCATCGACGAGGGCACCCCGATCGACGCGGTCGAGAAGGGCGTGGAGCCGCTCGGCCTGCCGATGTCCCCGATCGTGCTGATCGAGCTGGTCGGCCCGGCCATCGCGCTGCACGTCTCGGAGACCCTGCACGCGGCCTTCCCGGAGCGCTTCGGCGTCTCGGAGAACCTGGCCCGGGTGGTCAAGGCCGGCAAGCGCGGCTTCTACACCTGGGCCTCCGGCCAGCAGGAGATCGACCCCGAGGTCGCCGCGCTGCTGCAGACCGGCGACACGGTGCTGACCCCGGAGCAGGTCCTGGACCGGGCGCTGACCGCGGTCGCGCAGGAGATCGCGCTGATGCTGGACGAGGGCGTGGTCGCCGAGGCGCAGGACATCGACCTGTGCCTGATCACCGGTGCGGGCTGGCCCTTCCACCTCGGCGGGATCACCCCCTACCTGGACCGCTCGGGCGTCTCGGAGCGGGTGAACGGCAAGCCGTTCCTCGCCCCGGGCGTCGCCAGCGTCCCGGCGTAG
- a CDS encoding SAM-dependent methyltransferase, producing MTTVEPSGVWATAVGVARVRARESSRPDALFHDPLAAAFAEAAGPPPPLDAVWDDPERRRRWAGVALSIVVRTRFLDDLLAGAAAAGCRQVVLLGAGMDSRAFRLDWPPRTRLFEVDTAEPLAFKQAVLDARGARPRCERLPVAVDLREDWPTALAAAGHDPALPTAWIAEGLLIYLPQEAVERLLGQVGALSAASSRMGLTLGAQGTLERFSGDTGTAADMWLSTMPEDPVGWLSGLGWEAQTFTVRERAAAYGRPVGGPVRAQGPGGLVSAVRR from the coding sequence ATGACCACAGTCGAACCGTCCGGAGTCTGGGCGACCGCCGTCGGGGTCGCCCGGGTCCGGGCCCGGGAGAGCAGCCGCCCGGACGCCCTCTTCCACGACCCGCTGGCCGCCGCCTTCGCCGAGGCCGCAGGCCCCCCGCCGCCGCTCGACGCCGTCTGGGACGACCCGGAGCGGCGGCGCCGCTGGGCCGGGGTGGCGCTGTCCATCGTGGTCAGGACCAGGTTCCTGGACGACCTGCTGGCCGGGGCCGCCGCCGCGGGCTGCCGCCAGGTGGTGCTGCTGGGCGCGGGCATGGACAGCCGGGCGTTCCGGCTGGACTGGCCGCCGCGGACCCGGCTGTTCGAAGTCGACACCGCCGAGCCGCTGGCGTTCAAGCAGGCGGTGCTGGACGCCCGGGGGGCCCGCCCGCGCTGCGAGCGGCTGCCGGTCGCGGTGGACCTGCGCGAGGACTGGCCGACCGCGCTGGCCGCCGCCGGGCACGACCCGGCGCTGCCCACCGCGTGGATCGCCGAGGGCCTGCTGATCTACCTGCCCCAGGAGGCCGTGGAACGGCTGCTGGGACAGGTCGGGGCGCTGTCCGCGGCGTCCAGCCGGATGGGCCTGACCCTGGGCGCCCAGGGCACCCTGGAGCGCTTCTCCGGCGACACCGGCACCGCCGCCGACATGTGGCTCTCCACCATGCCCGAGGACCCGGTGGGCTGGCTCTCCGGCCTCGGCTGGGAGGCGCAGACCTTCACCGTCCGCGAGCGCGCGGCGGCGTACGGGCGGCCGGTCGGCGGGCCCGTACGGGCGCAGGGGCCCGGCGGGCTGGTCTCGGCCGTCCGCCGCTAG
- a CDS encoding thioredoxin domain-containing protein, with the protein MKRSEGKNRKPRGTEAQGNGGATGSNSVQEANHSPVLRWVVIGGMVLAVFIVAGLVGSFVRGYKERKLAPPASAAGPSALAVPVYGHASVTLTVFEDMQDPASLQFSQTYDPTLAHLIASGTVNVYYREVAGMDATEGGSGSLYAGNALACAQDAKDFPQYRTVLLANQPAGGTTFTKSHLIELSKQVPGLDTDVFRACVNAGTHNVWVKDSTSAFKKLDQGGVPVLTMSVLPQTTDQYTAILSSTLPLTTKQLEDKVYAAARTAPTTSPSATPSS; encoded by the coding sequence GTGAAGCGTTCTGAAGGCAAGAACCGGAAACCCCGCGGCACCGAGGCCCAGGGGAACGGCGGGGCGACCGGATCGAACTCCGTGCAGGAGGCCAACCACTCGCCGGTGCTCCGCTGGGTGGTCATCGGCGGCATGGTGCTGGCCGTGTTCATCGTGGCCGGCCTGGTCGGCTCCTTCGTGCGCGGCTACAAGGAGCGCAAGCTCGCGCCGCCCGCCTCCGCGGCCGGCCCCAGCGCGCTCGCCGTCCCGGTCTACGGCCACGCCTCGGTGACGCTGACCGTGTTCGAGGACATGCAGGACCCGGCGAGCCTCCAGTTCTCGCAGACCTACGACCCGACCCTGGCGCACCTGATCGCCTCCGGCACGGTCAACGTCTACTACCGCGAGGTCGCCGGCATGGACGCCACCGAGGGCGGCAGCGGCTCGCTGTACGCCGGAAACGCCCTCGCCTGCGCCCAGGACGCCAAGGACTTCCCGCAGTACCGCACCGTGCTGCTGGCCAACCAGCCCGCCGGCGGCACCACCTTCACCAAGTCCCACCTGATCGAGCTGTCCAAGCAGGTCCCGGGCCTGGACACGGACGTCTTCCGGGCCTGCGTGAACGCCGGCACCCACAACGTCTGGGTCAAGGACTCCACCTCGGCGTTCAAGAAGCTGGACCAGGGCGGCGTGCCGGTGCTGACCATGTCGGTGCTGCCGCAGACCACCGACCAGTACACCGCCATCCTCAGCTCCACCCTGCCGCTGACCACCAAGCAGCTGGAGGACAAGGTCTACGCGGCCGCGCGGACCGCGCCCACCACCTCGCCCTCGGCGACCCCCTCCTCCTGA